From the Leptospira licerasiae serovar Varillal str. VAR 010 genome, one window contains:
- a CDS encoding LIC_13246 family protein, giving the protein MVNDDLGKEVKIIKSDVDKIAFQLIVHTINQFRERIGIYLEPKTIEFRKIVVLANPEDLNVKLKKFGDFEYVVEAKVFSGTDSWIHVDGIAAERAMCREKGDLNHECFKIVCLTDIFDRI; this is encoded by the coding sequence ATGGTAAATGACGACCTTGGGAAAGAGGTAAAAATCATTAAATCGGATGTGGACAAGATCGCTTTTCAGTTAATTGTTCATACAATTAATCAATTTAGAGAAAGAATAGGTATATACTTAGAGCCTAAAACGATCGAATTCCGCAAGATAGTTGTCCTTGCAAACCCGGAAGACTTAAATGTAAAATTAAAAAAATTTGGAGATTTTGAATACGTCGTAGAGGCCAAAGTGTTTTCAGGCACAGATAGTTGGATTCACGTCGATGGCATTGCAGCCGAACGGGCAATGTGCAGGGAAAAAGGTGATCTAAATCACGAGTGTTTCAAAATTGTCTGCTTAACGGACATTTTTGATAGAATTTAA
- a CDS encoding DNA cytosine methyltransferase: MCAVEIEPYCIGVLIQRQNDRILPPFPIWDDIRTFDGRPWRGIIDLVSGGFPCEGISVSGKGAGISGKRSGLWKEMFRVICEVRPKYVLLENSPMLTRRGMEVVLGDLASVGFNAEWGVLGANDTGAHHIRKRIWILGYSYKNDERIGIERGYRKVSEKKRRKNGHNIQVSLQDQVRDPRLWPKNRFSPNYLKEWEGERLLFQSSQPLTKSKMAH; encoded by the coding sequence GTGTGTGCAGTCGAAATCGAACCTTATTGTATCGGAGTCCTTATCCAAAGGCAGAATGATCGCATTCTCCCGCCTTTTCCAATTTGGGATGATATTCGAACCTTCGACGGAAGACCTTGGCGGGGCATTATTGACTTGGTTTCGGGAGGTTTTCCTTGCGAAGGCATTTCTGTTTCCGGAAAAGGAGCCGGTATATCCGGAAAACGATCTGGATTGTGGAAGGAAATGTTTAGAGTCATTTGCGAAGTACGACCTAAATACGTTCTCCTGGAAAATTCCCCAATGCTTACTAGGCGAGGAATGGAAGTCGTTCTCGGGGACTTGGCCTCCGTGGGGTTCAATGCGGAATGGGGAGTGCTCGGAGCGAACGACACCGGTGCTCACCATATCCGAAAAAGAATCTGGATATTGGGCTACTCCTACAAAAATGATGAGAGGATTGGCATCGAAAGGGGATATAGAAAAGTTTCTGAGAAAAAGCGGAGAAAGAACGGACACAATATTCAAGTGAGTCTACAAGACCAAGTCAGGGATCCGCGTCTATGGCCGAAAAACAGATTTTCGCCGAACTATCTAAAGGAGTGGGAAGGAGAGAGACTTCTTTTCCAAAGTTCTCAACCTCTTACGAAATCGAAAATGGCCCACTGA
- a CDS encoding DUF6908 domain-containing protein encodes MRNLVKEIERLGGIKALKSKNSLRLRSEGYMDLVLEYVGKGPRNLDTISVAHYYEQNGDLMRDPEIVFEIEQKTDETGKNEQIFHPVEYWQDGLPFLNGPVVWIEDGKILCKPNSITSIKSFAKTWDQNLKSQGFFGK; translated from the coding sequence ATGAGAAATCTTGTTAAGGAAATTGAAAGATTAGGAGGCATAAAAGCACTGAAATCCAAGAATAGTCTTCGCCTTCGATCAGAAGGGTATATGGACTTAGTATTGGAGTATGTAGGAAAAGGCCCAAGAAACTTAGATACAATTTCGGTGGCTCATTACTATGAGCAGAATGGTGATCTCATGCGTGATCCGGAAATTGTTTTTGAAATTGAGCAAAAAACAGATGAAACAGGAAAGAACGAACAGATCTTTCATCCCGTAGAATACTGGCAGGATGGATTACCTTTTCTAAATGGGCCTGTAGTCTGGATAGAAGACGGAAAAATTTTATGTAAACCCAATTCAATTACTTCAATTAAATCATTTGCAAAAACCTGGGATCAAAACTTAAAATCTCAAGGATTCTTTGGTAAATAG
- a CDS encoding DNA polymerase domain-containing protein, translating into MELFEGFIFDVYSLEETIYIWIKGNYEIKLFTDTFYPSIYISGEPRYENSFLKRLFDLKAIYGKPERVTKISFYENKPRNVLKIVLTKPSVLRRIYKNLFAFYEKLEIFHSDLEITNAYMLEMDIFPIANVKVIHEKGRIQSIQCLSDLKSCDYKIPDFSKLQISFKNNHRIGYSRSNPIVFSNEEDFYAEVFEDTAKKLLGRINEILKDLDPDIILSAYGDQAIFPFLFSLSERTKVRLLFDRDPNAIQRKIITKGTTFETYGQVIYKAPSYPLFGRLHIDSSNSFVFKESFLLGILELARLSRLPIQRMARSSTGTALTCIETDVAIRKNYLVPWQKAAIERPKTAFELLQVDKGGLVYLPDTSVSVRENVAQLDFSQMYPSIMAKYNISPECINCPCCENDTDKLLVPETSYHICKKRRGVVSDALEDILVRRKFYKTQIEESADESPIYDARQNALKWMLVTSFGYLGYRNAKFGRLESHESVTAIGREVLLLAKEVAEESGYIFLHAITDSLFITKKDSGKFSDEELKELCSKITEKTKIEMKVEGVYEWLIFPASKQDSKIGVVNRYFGKFTSGKTKIRGIFIRRKDTPLFVKAFQTHVLEVMATASTKGELITKKNEIESIYDYFVYQLYSGKVPLPDLFLRRSITKSREEYSANNASSAALNILYSIGIQVEPGEKVKYLVVRKAKNKRDYLPEEAALTSPTLPKIHFEFYRELLVQALEELLEHIFPPEYFQSLRENQLIFDLLIAQ; encoded by the coding sequence ATGGAACTCTTTGAAGGATTTATCTTCGATGTTTATTCATTAGAAGAGACAATTTACATCTGGATAAAAGGAAATTACGAAATAAAACTTTTCACGGACACATTTTATCCTTCGATTTACATTTCCGGAGAACCACGTTACGAAAATTCGTTTCTTAAAAGACTATTTGATCTGAAAGCCATATATGGAAAGCCGGAACGAGTGACAAAAATTTCATTCTATGAAAACAAACCTCGGAATGTCCTAAAGATTGTTCTTACGAAACCATCTGTACTTCGCAGAATTTACAAAAACCTTTTCGCTTTCTACGAAAAACTCGAAATCTTCCATTCTGATCTAGAAATCACAAACGCGTACATGCTGGAAATGGATATTTTCCCAATCGCAAACGTAAAAGTTATACATGAGAAAGGAAGAATCCAAAGTATTCAATGTCTTTCGGATCTTAAGTCCTGCGACTACAAAATCCCCGATTTCTCTAAATTACAGATTTCGTTTAAGAACAATCATCGGATCGGGTATTCGAGATCGAATCCGATCGTATTTTCAAACGAGGAAGATTTTTATGCGGAAGTATTTGAAGATACAGCCAAAAAGTTACTCGGTCGGATCAATGAAATTTTAAAAGATCTGGATCCGGATATTATTCTGAGCGCTTATGGGGATCAGGCAATTTTTCCTTTTTTATTCTCACTTTCCGAAAGAACAAAAGTTCGACTCTTATTCGATCGGGATCCGAATGCAATTCAGAGAAAAATCATAACTAAAGGAACCACATTTGAAACCTACGGCCAAGTGATCTATAAAGCCCCTTCCTACCCTCTTTTTGGACGGCTTCATATAGATAGTTCTAATAGTTTCGTTTTTAAAGAATCATTTTTACTCGGAATACTCGAACTTGCGAGACTATCCAGACTTCCAATCCAGCGAATGGCTAGATCAAGTACAGGGACCGCGTTGACTTGCATCGAAACCGATGTCGCTATCCGTAAGAATTACTTAGTACCTTGGCAGAAAGCAGCTATTGAACGACCGAAAACTGCGTTTGAATTACTCCAAGTGGATAAAGGAGGTCTGGTTTACCTCCCCGACACATCTGTTTCAGTTCGAGAGAATGTTGCTCAGTTAGATTTTTCGCAGATGTACCCTTCCATTATGGCTAAGTATAACATTTCTCCGGAGTGTATCAATTGTCCCTGCTGTGAGAACGATACCGACAAACTTTTGGTTCCGGAGACTTCTTATCATATTTGTAAGAAACGCCGTGGTGTCGTTTCCGACGCTTTAGAGGACATTCTCGTTCGCAGAAAATTTTATAAGACTCAGATTGAAGAATCTGCGGATGAGTCTCCCATATACGACGCAAGGCAAAACGCACTTAAATGGATGCTCGTAACCTCGTTCGGTTACTTAGGATATCGAAACGCGAAATTTGGCCGTTTAGAATCTCACGAATCCGTAACCGCGATCGGCCGTGAGGTTCTACTCTTAGCAAAAGAGGTCGCCGAAGAAAGTGGGTATATCTTTCTTCACGCCATCACTGATTCTCTCTTTATAACAAAGAAAGACTCCGGAAAGTTTAGTGACGAGGAATTAAAGGAGCTCTGCTCTAAAATTACTGAGAAAACCAAAATCGAAATGAAAGTCGAAGGTGTCTATGAATGGTTAATCTTTCCCGCCTCCAAACAAGATTCAAAGATCGGCGTTGTGAATAGATATTTCGGGAAATTCACTTCTGGAAAAACCAAAATCCGCGGAATCTTTATCCGTCGCAAAGACACTCCCCTATTCGTTAAGGCATTCCAAACTCATGTTTTGGAAGTCATGGCAACGGCTTCTACAAAGGGTGAGTTAATCACCAAGAAGAATGAAATCGAAAGTATTTATGATTATTTTGTCTATCAATTGTATTCAGGCAAAGTGCCTCTTCCTGATCTTTTTCTAAGACGAAGTATTACTAAAAGCCGTGAAGAATACTCTGCAAATAACGCTTCTTCGGCAGCTTTGAATATTCTTTATTCAATTGGGATCCAAGTCGAACCTGGCGAAAAAGTGAAATACCTAGTTGTGCGAAAGGCAAAAAACAAAAGGGATTATTTACCGGAAGAAGCTGCCTTAACCTCGCCGACTTTACCAAAGATCCATTTTGAATTTTATCGAGAATTACTCGTACAGGCACTTGAGGAACTCTTAGAACATATATTTCCTCCAGAATATTTCCAATCGTTACGTGAAAATCAATTGATATTTGATCTTCTTATCGCACAGTAA
- a CDS encoding SOS response-associated peptidase, with product MCGRYSLNVELSQIIEQFGLNQDLEHIEREYRPEKEINPTRIIPVVKGVEDKRTLEFVEWGAKNLEVYDKSTGKTKVYKAANPCAKYESLYKYPPWLPGIKSNRCIIPMTSYWEWIEDGPNKGDRYEFFYKNNEILGVAGIISTFKNKEYEYYQGVVIVMLPSNPHVSVIHKRQPGFILPNHYDAWLDLKTKEPHKLIHQVQGEDYHFKKVADGKKEGTASGSNRKAKDNQMLLF from the coding sequence ATGTGCGGCCGTTACTCTCTAAATGTGGAACTTAGCCAAATCATTGAACAATTCGGTTTAAATCAAGATCTCGAACACATTGAGAGAGAATACCGACCAGAGAAAGAAATCAATCCGACAAGAATTATTCCCGTCGTTAAAGGAGTAGAGGATAAACGTACATTAGAATTTGTCGAATGGGGCGCAAAAAACCTTGAGGTATATGATAAAAGTACCGGAAAAACAAAGGTCTATAAAGCAGCAAATCCTTGTGCAAAGTATGAAAGCTTATACAAATATCCACCTTGGCTCCCTGGAATAAAATCAAATCGTTGCATTATACCAATGACATCCTACTGGGAATGGATTGAAGATGGACCAAATAAGGGTGATCGTTACGAATTTTTTTACAAAAACAATGAAATACTTGGAGTTGCAGGGATAATCTCCACCTTCAAAAACAAGGAATATGAATATTACCAAGGCGTCGTAATAGTAATGTTGCCCTCAAATCCTCACGTGTCGGTTATTCATAAAAGACAACCAGGCTTTATTTTACCAAACCATTATGATGCCTGGCTAGATTTAAAAACGAAAGAACCGCATAAATTGATTCATCAAGTGCAAGGGGAAGATTATCATTTCAAAAAAGTTGCAGATGGAAAAAAAGAAGGAACTGCATCTGGATCAAATAGAAAAGCTAAAGATAATCAAATGCTATTATTTTGA